One Brassica oleracea var. oleracea cultivar TO1000 chromosome C7, BOL, whole genome shotgun sequence genomic window carries:
- the LOC106305596 gene encoding RING-H2 zinc finger protein RHA4a-like, with translation MEIEIHRAEVYTRVSNLPRHLMWVTNTVQINLDELIQHETGAVTVLGSRRIRLRPRGRGFTPRQLAGLLRDEHVPESPYLGRKIALDINQQFAFDSSLQQQQPVFVSVNVKLIRERTLMPPLPPPDFLHTPPSSSRGASSEVFQRLSQEQGVKSRDLVGKNETQCSICIDDLSKTRENIIELPQCLHVFHQDCLFEWLRRQNSCPLCRRAPYEL, from the coding sequence ATGGAAATCGAAATTCATAGAGCTGAAGTCTACACGAGGGTGTCGAACCTACCGAGACACTTGATGTGGGTTACCAACACAGTCCAGATTAATCTAGACGAATTGATCCAACACGAAACTGGAGCGGTAACTGTTTTAGGATCACGTCGCATCCGCTTGAGGCCACGTGGCCGCGGCTTCACGCCACGTCAGCTCGCTGGGCTCCTTCGTGACGAACATGTTCCTGAGTCTCCATACTTGGGCAGAAAAATCGCTCTTGATATCAATCAGCAATTTGCTTTTGATTCTTCTCTTCAACAACAACAACCTGTTTTCGTATCGGTCAATGTCAAACTGATCAGAGAGAGGACGCTTATGCCTCCACTGCCGCCGCCTGATTTTCTTCACACTCCTCCGTCGTCGTCGAGAGGTGCTTCTAGTGAAGTTTTTCAGAGGTTGTCTCAAGAACAGGGAGTTAAATCCAGAGATTTGGTTGGGAAAAACGAGACTCAGTGTTCGATTTGTATTGATGACTTGTCCAAGACTCGTGAGAACATCATTGAACTGCCTCAGTGTTTGCATGTTTTTCATCAAGATTGTCTCTTTGAGTGGCTGCGTCGGCAAAACTCGTGTCCTCTGTGCAGGAGAGCTCCGTACGAGTTATAG
- the LOC106303833 gene encoding nodulation protein H-like — MGDEHSLSPKDSFVFKLPKKSPLVLRMVVLSFVMVCAVYICSICLKQIGVVPSAGFLNVEVFERPCPEPNIEPWDIPYVHYPKPKTYSREECSCNPVRYFAILSMQRSGSGWFETLLNNHTNISSNGEIFSVKDRRANVSTIFETLDKVYNLDWLTSASKNECTSAVGLKWMLNQGLMKHHEEIVEYFKTRGVSAIFLFRRNLLRRMISVLANSYDRDAKLLNGTHKSHTHSPKEAEILARYKPVINTTLLIGDLKKVQEMTTNALSYFNTTRHIFLYYEDVVKNRTRLDDVQEFLKVPKLNLKSRQVKIHHGPLSQHVQNWNEVQTTLKGTDYENFLLEDYRK; from the exons ATGGGCGACGAACACTCTCTCAGCCCCAAG GATAGTTTTGTCTTCAAGCTCCCTAAAAAATCTCCACTTGTGTTGAGGATGGTCGTCCTCTCCTTTGTGATGGTCTGTGCTGTCTACATTTGCTCAATCTGTCTTAAGCAAATCGGCGTCGTTCCCAGTGCTGGTTTCTTGAACGTTGAAGTGTTTGAGAGGCCTTGTCCTGAGCCTAACATCGAACCATGGGACATTCCATATGTTCATTATCCTAAACCCAAGACATATAGCAG GGAGGAGTGTTCTTGCAATCCGGTTAGGTATTTTGCGATTCTCTCCATGCAGAGATCTGGTAGCGGCTGGTTTGAGACTTTACTAAACAACCATACTAACATAAGCTCCAACGGGGAGATCTTTTCGGTTAAAGATAGGAGGGCTAATGTGTCGACCATTTTCGAGACCTTGGACAAAGTATATAATCTAGATTGGTTGACTAGTGCTTCTAAGAATGAGTGTACTTCTGCCGTTGGCTTGAAGTGGATGCTTAATCAG GGTCTAATGAAACACCATGAAGAGATAGTAGAATACTTTAAAACCAGAGGCGTCTCAGCTATATTCCTCTTTAGGAGGAACCTCTTGCGCCGGATGATTTCAGTTCTGGCAAACTCTTACGATAGGGATGCTAAGCTATTGAACGGTACTCACAAGTCCCACACTCATTCCCCTAAAGAG GCTGAGATATTGGCGCGCTACAAACCAGTAATCAACACAACCCTTTTAATAGGTGATCTGAAGAAGGTTCAAGAGATGACTACAAACGCACTTTCTTACTTCAATACCACCCGCCATATCTTCCTCTATTACGAAGATGTTGTCAAGAATCGAACC AGACTAGACGATGTGCAAGAGTTTCTAAAGGTTCCTAAACTCAATTTAAAGAGTCGACAAGTAAAGATTCATCACGGTCCTTTGTCACAGCACGTGCAGAATTGGAACGAGGTTCAGACGACACTGAAAGGGACAGATTATGAGAACTTTCTACTTGAAGATTACCGTAAGTGA
- the LOC106301217 gene encoding uncharacterized protein LOC106301217: protein MMGGGRVYWGKKADKEMDDGGCNGGVVVMFAWSSISENHLASFVHVYSSLGWNSLVCRADFLTAFYPEMALSLAFHLLSDLVEELRTRPCPVIFLALSGAPKACMYKVLQVIMGDCEAQIHPDDSQFVRNCLSGHVYDSGPLDFTSDLNAKFALHPTIRQMSVPSRLVSWVAKGVSSGLDGLYLTRFESQRSEYWQALYSSVEIGAPYLILCSDNDELAPHQVISSFTHQLQELGGEVKVVKWKNSPHAGHYRHNPIQYRAVISNFLEKAISVHSQKIRQLGERAHTQDEISDLICDLQKVAVNSNQSLRRVATGPSDHFFLPSSAPYQSNNNNDASSSLEEQRDRSSFRPLQPTSINAHSVLGQFLFDSCVPKNIEGWDIRFGGSLNGQPYATSTSRKSSNLGFKKRVLRSRL, encoded by the exons ATGATGGGCGGGGGAAGGGTATACTGGGGGAAGAAGGCGGATAAGGAGATGGACGACGGAGGATGTAACGGCGGCGTGGTTGTGATGTTCGCTTGGAGTTCGATTAGCGAGAACCACCTCGCGAGTTTCGTTCATGTCTACTCTTCTCTTGGATGGAATTCGCTTGTTTGTCGCGCTGATTTTCTCACTGC GTTTTACCCAGAAATGGCTCTCTCTCTAGCATTCCACCTTCTTTCTGACCTTGTTGAG GAGCTAAGGACCAGACCATGTCCTGTTATCTTTCTAGCTTTATCTGGAGCTCCAAAAGCCTGCATGTACAAAGTCTTACAG GTGATCATGGGTGATTGTGAAGCTCAGATTCATCCG GATGATAGCCAGTTTGTTAGAAACTGTCTTTCTGGACATGTCTACGACTCTGGCCCATTGGATTTCACTAGTGATTTGAATGCGAAATTCGCACTTCACCCCACCATACGGCAAATGTCTGTGCCTTCAAGACTAGTATCTTGGGTGGCCAAAGGGGTTTCTTCTGGGCTTGATGGTTTATATCTTACAAGATTTGAATCCCAACGTAGTGAGTATTGGCAGGCCCTCTACTCATCTGTT GAAATTGGAGCTCCATATCTCATTTTATGCTCCGATAATGACGAACTTGCTCCTCACCAAGTAATTTCAAGCTTCACCCATCAGTTGCAGGAACTGGGAGGAGAAGTTAAAGTTGTCAAGTGGAAAAACTCTCCTCATGCAG GACACTATAGGCATAACCCTATACAATACCGAGCTGTTATCTCCAACTTTCTAGAGAAAGCCATATCTGTTCACTCACAGAAAATCCGACAGCTTGGAGAAAGAGCTCACACGCAGGATGAGATCTCTGACCTAATATGCGACCTTCAGAAAGTAGCTGTGAACTCTAACCAAAGCCTAAGAAGAGTAGCAACTGGGCCAAGTGATCACTTTTTCTTACCAAGCTCAGCACCGTATCAAAGCAACAACAACAATGATGCATCGTCTTCACTAGAAGAACAGAGAGATAGATCTTCCTTCCGCCCGCTCCAACCAACGAGCATAAACGCTCACAGTGTTCTCGGGCAGTTCCTATTTGACTCGTGTGTTCCAAAAAACATCGAAGGCTGGGATATCAGATTTGGTGGTTCTCTCAACGGGCAACCGTATGCCACTTCAACTTCCCGTAAAAGCTCGAATCTTGGTTTCAAGAAACGCGTCCTCCGTTCAAGACTATGA
- the LOC106304763 gene encoding LOW QUALITY PROTEIN: pentatricopeptide repeat-containing protein At2g15690 (The sequence of the model RefSeq protein was modified relative to this genomic sequence to represent the inferred CDS: inserted 1 base in 1 codon), whose amino-acid sequence MSSLMAFRSSRSQKMLTIGYLRQLRSSSSQFSRVTKTLTVKNLSTSTAATSDPYRNPQSAASYPPPQGPNPSPGLYSQRFQNQRNSNHRAPRNPNQWNPQHSGQYQHIPQGQYYHGNSNQIPNQSNEIVRAMPPDKDCFSLLFESCANLKSLEHSKKVHTHFLRSKFTSDPKLNNVVIRMFGECTSVTDSKRVFDHMADKDMDSWHLMMRVYTDNGMGDDALHLFMEMTKQGLKPNEETFVALFSACASVNAIKEAFLHFDSMENEFGXHYLGLLHVFGKCGHLVEAEQYIRDLPFEPTAEFWEAMRSFGKLHGDIDLEDYTEELIVDLDPSKSVTNKIPTPPPKSYRDTSMLASKSRILEFRNLTFYKDEAMEMAAKKEAVYVPDTRCVLHDIDEEAKEQALLYHSWKLAIAYGIRCTPPRKSLTIIKDLRVCNDCHNFIKIMSKIIGRTLIVRDNERFHHFSDGKCSCGDYW is encoded by the exons ATGTCATCTCTAATGGCGTTTCGATCTAGCCGAAGCCAGAAGATGCTCACAATAGGTTATCTGCGTCAGTTACGCTCCTCTTCTTCTCAATTCTCCCGGGTGACGAAAACCTTGACCGTGAAAAACCTGAGTACATCCACCGCCGCCACAAGTGATCCTTATCGAAATCCTCAGTCCGCCGCATCTTATCCACCGCCGCAAGGGCCGAATCCATCTCCAGGCTTGTATTCTCAGCGGTTTCAGAATCAGAGAAACAGTAATCATAGAGCTCCGCGAAACCCTAATCAATGGAATCCCCAACACAGTGGTCAGTATCAGCATATCCCTCAGGGGCAGTATTATCATGGAAACTCAAATCAAATCCCTAATCAGAGCAATGAGATAGTGCGCGCTATGCCTCCTGATAAAGACTGCTTCTCTTTGTTGTTCGAGTCTTGCGCGAATCTGAAATCGCTTGAGCACTCCAAGAAGGTACACACTCACTTCCTGAGGTCTAAGTTTACAAGTGATCCCAAGCTGAACAACGTTGTGATTCGTATGTTCGGGGAGTGTACTAGTGTCACTGATTCTAAGAGAGTGTTTGATCATATGGCTGATAAAGATATGGATTCTTGGCACTTGATGATGCGTGTGTATACTGATAACGGAATGGGAGATGATGCGTTGCACTTGTTTATGGAGATGACGAAACAAGGGTTGAAACCGAACGAGGAGACTTTCGTTGCTCTTTTCTCCGCTTGTGCTAGTGTTAATGCAATAAAGGAGGCGTTTTTGCATTTTGATTCTATGGAAAATGAGTTTG ATCATTACTTGGGTCTTTTACATGTTTTTGGAAAATGTGGACATCTTGTTGAGGCAGAGCAGTACATCCGCGACCTTCCATTTGAGCCCACAGCTGAGTTCTGGGAAGCTATGAGGAGCTTTGGTAAGCTACATGGAGATATCGATTTAGAGGATTACACAGAGGAGTTGATAGTTGATCTTGACCCTTCCAAGTCTGTAACCAACAAAATCCCAACCCCTCCACCAAAATCATACAGGGACACAAGTATGCTTGCTAGTAAGAGTAGGATCCTTGAGTTTCGGAATCTTACTTTTTACAAGGATGAAGCCATGGAGATGGCTGCAAAGAAGGAAGCGGTTTATGTTCCAGATACTCGATGTGTTCTGCATGACATTGATGAAGAGGCTAAAGAACAGGCACTGCTCTACCACAGTTGGAAGTTAGCGATTGCTTATGGTATAAGATGCACCCCACCTCGGAAGTCTCTCACTATCATCAAGGATCTCCGTGTGTGCAATGACTGCCATAACTTTATCAAGATCATGTCCAAAATCATTGGTAGAACGTTGATTGTGAGAGACAACGAACGTTTCCATCACTTCAGTGATGGTAAATGTTCTTGTGGCGATTACTGGTAG
- the LOC106304157 gene encoding laminin-like protein lam-2 isoform X2 — MNPTSAMAEFHKRETNCVYVETSLDTHLLVLLHDRETISDFKVKLCKEHHQCFPKLGEIDISAVKVNRENTSGLLFDYHLPDSMLMSMVFNGIGRNCWFVFVDAAVKVENCLNHELLEKDKNDLEGGLVRKTRKKKRELELSGGEKSGKKPKVDDINHQSSAAASEFDVDGSHELSGNVEVEVVAATETESSPTKKLDDDTLPETTASKETEMGEKSVEEDVETHNLVSHQANHLATISDTEKKRSEDDINQSSNVDSAAAAAAAESLPASGAQNHGNPFPEATQKENHLDTNSGLTARPDTEKKRSEDEANRSSATTAITTSRDIVNEIGKVPENVPESLPISRGENLDDSFAEATQKENELGRDQIETDNLVSHTANHLDTVSEVTTRPDTEKKKKRRKKRSKDAISQSFSSASRDIVNEIKGVHVDSVDATPESLPVENLGIPSSTEASQKETETIHDTVGCGKAIPSAADNIQTSNVEADADEAKSVKSTKKTKSAEEDTLVVYSDAHNVEPVKAVEGEEPTDNIITTVSVSLQEKNASLEVADSQELSVEENNAALEVADSQELSVEENNAALEETPLMNNPQDTERDASLLRKCSDDAADKSLSNKSLKEKADDMGDNFGCTQNQEKPDQVAGGAKSKKEKKGLYLHPNGSSNGSMKPKEKKSRAPQPASSSTDHLQSRVPNDGSDVTFMYRKLRKQSGRRNK; from the exons ATGAATCCAACCTCGGCAATGGCTGAATTTCACAAGCGGGAGACTAACTGCGTGTACGTAGAGACCAGCCTAGACACTCATCTCCTGGTTCTCCTTCACGACCGTGAAACCATCTCCGATTTCAAAG TGAAACTATGCAAGGAGCATCATCAGTGTTTTCCCAAACTTGGAGAAATTGATATATCTGCGGTTAAG GTTAATCGTGAGAATACATCGGGTCTCCTTTTTGATTATCACTTGCCAGATTCTATGCTCATGAGTATGGTTTTCAACGGCATCGGTCGTAATTGTTGGTTTGTGTTTGTTGATGCTGCCGTCAAAGTTGAAAATTGTTTAAACCATGAGTTGCTTGAGAAAGACAAGAATGATTTGGAAGGTGGATTAGTTAGGAAGACAAGAAAGAAGAAGAGGGAACTGGAACTTTCCGGTGGAGAAAAGAGTGGGAAAAAACCAAAGGTTGATGATATTAATCATCAATCTTCTGCTGCTGCTTCAGAATTTGATGTTGATGGGAGTCACGAGTTAAGTGGAAATGTTGAGGTTGAAGTTGTCGCTGCTACTGAAACTGAATCTTCACCGACAAAAAAACTAGATGATGATACTCTTCCGGAAACAACAGCAAGTAAAG AAACTGAGATGGGTGAGAAATCTGTGGAAGAAGACGTTGAAACCCATAATCTGGTTAGCCACCAGGCAAATCATTTGGCAACCATATCAGATACAGAGAAGAAGAGATCAGAAGATGACATCAATCAGTCTTCAAATGTAGATAGTGCTGCTGCTGCTGCTGCTGCTGAATCTCTTCCAGCCTCTGGAGCACAAAATCATGGCAACCCTTTTCCTGAAGCAACTCAGAAAG AAAATCATTTGGACACTAACAGTGGGCTAACAGCCAGACCAGATACAGAAAAGAAGAGATCAGAAGATGAAGCAAATCGATCCTCTGCTACTACTGCTATTACAACTTCAAGAGATATTGTGAATGAGATAGGTAAAGTTCCTGAAAATGTACCTGAATCTCTTCCAATCTCTAGAGGAGAAAATCTTGATGATTCTTTTGCAGAAGCAACTCAGAAAG AAAATGAGCTGGGAAGAGATCAAATTGAAACTGACAATCTAGTGAGCCACACAGCAAATCATTTGGACACTGTCAGTGAGGTTACCACCAGACCAGATACAGAGAAGAAGAAAAAAAGAAGAAAGAAGAGATCAAAAGATGCAATCAGTCAGTCTTTTTCTTCTGCTTCAAGAGATATTGTGAATGAGATTAAAGGAGTTCATGTCGATTCTGTTGATGCTACTCCTGAATCTCTTCCAGTCGAAAATCTAGGCATTCCTTCTTCTACAGAAGCAAGTCAGAAAG AAACTGAGACGATTCATGACACTGTGGGATGTGGAAAAGCTATACCAAGTGCTGCAGATAATATCCAGACCAGTAATGTTGAAGCAGATGCCGATGAGGCTAAATCAGTGAAGTCTACTAAGAAAACAAAATCAGCTGAAGAAGATACTCTGGTCGTTTACTCTGATGCACACAATGTTGAGCCTGTCAAAGCTGTGGAAGGAGAAGAGCCTACTGATAATATTATCACAACTGTATCAGTTTCTTTGCAGGAAAAGAATGCTTCTCTGGAGGTTGCAGACTCCCAAGAATTGTCAGTTGAGGAAAACAATGCTGCTTTGGAGGTTGCAGACTCCCAAGAATTGTCAGTTGAGGAAAACAATGCTGCTCTGGAG GAGACCCCTCTCATGAACAACCCACAAGATACTGAGAGAGATGCTTCACTTTTGAGAAAGTGCTCTGATGATGCTGCTGATAAGAGCCTTTCCAACAAAAGTCTAAAAGAGAAGGCTGATGATATGGGAGACAATTTTGGTTGCACCCAAAATCAAGAGAAACCAGATCAAGTGGCTGGTGGAGCTAAATCTAAAAAGGAGAAGAAGGGGCTTTATCTTCATCCAAACGGTTCCTCTAATGGCTCAATGAAACCAAAAGAGAAAAAAAGTAGAGCTCCACAACCAGCTAGTTCAAGTACAGATCATTTGCAGTCAAGGGTTCCAAATGATGGCAGTGATGTGACTTTTATGTATAGGAAGCTAAG GAAACAATCTGGACGGAGGAACAAATAA
- the LOC106304157 gene encoding laminin-like protein lam-2 isoform X1, with protein sequence MNPTSAMAEFHKRETNCVYVETSLDTHLLVLLHDRETISDFKVKLCKEHHQCFPKLGEIDISAVKVNRENTSGLLFDYHLPDSMLMSMVFNGIGRNCWFVFVDAAVKVENCLNHELLEKDKNDLEGGLVRKTRKKKRELELSGGEKSGKKPKVDDINHQSSAAASEFDVDGSHELSGNVEVEVVAATETESSPTKKLDDDTLPETTASKETEMGEKSVEEDVETHNLVSHQANHLATISDTEKKRSEDDINQSSNVDSAAAAAAAESLPASGAQNHGNPFPEATQKENHLDTNSGLTARPDTEKKRSEDEANRSSATTAITTSRDIVNEIGKVPENVPESLPISRGENLDDSFAEATQKENELGRDQIETDNLVSHTANHLDTVSEVTTRPDTEKKKKRRKKRSKDAISQSFSSASRDIVNEIKGVHVDSVDATPESLPVENLGIPSSTEASQKETETIHDTVGCGKAIPSAADNIQTSNVEADADEAKSVKSTKKTKSAEEDTLVVYSDAHNVEPVKAVEGEEPTDNIITTVSVSLQEKNASLEVADSQELSVEENNAALEVADSQELSVEENNAALEVADSQELSVEENNAALEVADSQELSVEVNNAALEETPLMNNPQDTERDASLLRKCSDDAADKSLSNKSLKEKADDMGDNFGCTQNQEKPDQVAGGAKSKKEKKGLYLHPNGSSNGSMKPKEKKSRAPQPASSSTDHLQSRVPNDGSDVTFMYRKLRKQSGRRNK encoded by the exons ATGAATCCAACCTCGGCAATGGCTGAATTTCACAAGCGGGAGACTAACTGCGTGTACGTAGAGACCAGCCTAGACACTCATCTCCTGGTTCTCCTTCACGACCGTGAAACCATCTCCGATTTCAAAG TGAAACTATGCAAGGAGCATCATCAGTGTTTTCCCAAACTTGGAGAAATTGATATATCTGCGGTTAAG GTTAATCGTGAGAATACATCGGGTCTCCTTTTTGATTATCACTTGCCAGATTCTATGCTCATGAGTATGGTTTTCAACGGCATCGGTCGTAATTGTTGGTTTGTGTTTGTTGATGCTGCCGTCAAAGTTGAAAATTGTTTAAACCATGAGTTGCTTGAGAAAGACAAGAATGATTTGGAAGGTGGATTAGTTAGGAAGACAAGAAAGAAGAAGAGGGAACTGGAACTTTCCGGTGGAGAAAAGAGTGGGAAAAAACCAAAGGTTGATGATATTAATCATCAATCTTCTGCTGCTGCTTCAGAATTTGATGTTGATGGGAGTCACGAGTTAAGTGGAAATGTTGAGGTTGAAGTTGTCGCTGCTACTGAAACTGAATCTTCACCGACAAAAAAACTAGATGATGATACTCTTCCGGAAACAACAGCAAGTAAAG AAACTGAGATGGGTGAGAAATCTGTGGAAGAAGACGTTGAAACCCATAATCTGGTTAGCCACCAGGCAAATCATTTGGCAACCATATCAGATACAGAGAAGAAGAGATCAGAAGATGACATCAATCAGTCTTCAAATGTAGATAGTGCTGCTGCTGCTGCTGCTGCTGAATCTCTTCCAGCCTCTGGAGCACAAAATCATGGCAACCCTTTTCCTGAAGCAACTCAGAAAG AAAATCATTTGGACACTAACAGTGGGCTAACAGCCAGACCAGATACAGAAAAGAAGAGATCAGAAGATGAAGCAAATCGATCCTCTGCTACTACTGCTATTACAACTTCAAGAGATATTGTGAATGAGATAGGTAAAGTTCCTGAAAATGTACCTGAATCTCTTCCAATCTCTAGAGGAGAAAATCTTGATGATTCTTTTGCAGAAGCAACTCAGAAAG AAAATGAGCTGGGAAGAGATCAAATTGAAACTGACAATCTAGTGAGCCACACAGCAAATCATTTGGACACTGTCAGTGAGGTTACCACCAGACCAGATACAGAGAAGAAGAAAAAAAGAAGAAAGAAGAGATCAAAAGATGCAATCAGTCAGTCTTTTTCTTCTGCTTCAAGAGATATTGTGAATGAGATTAAAGGAGTTCATGTCGATTCTGTTGATGCTACTCCTGAATCTCTTCCAGTCGAAAATCTAGGCATTCCTTCTTCTACAGAAGCAAGTCAGAAAG AAACTGAGACGATTCATGACACTGTGGGATGTGGAAAAGCTATACCAAGTGCTGCAGATAATATCCAGACCAGTAATGTTGAAGCAGATGCCGATGAGGCTAAATCAGTGAAGTCTACTAAGAAAACAAAATCAGCTGAAGAAGATACTCTGGTCGTTTACTCTGATGCACACAATGTTGAGCCTGTCAAAGCTGTGGAAGGAGAAGAGCCTACTGATAATATTATCACAACTGTATCAGTTTCTTTGCAGGAAAAGAATGCTTCTCTGGAGGTTGCAGACTCCCAAGAATTGTCAGTTGAGGAAAACAATGCTGCTTTGGAGGTTGCAGACTCCCAAGAATTGTCAGTTGAGGAAAACAATGCTGCTCTGGAGGTTGCAGACTCCCAAGAATTGTCAGTTGAGGAAAACAATGCTGCTCTGGAGGTTGCAGACTCCCAAGAATTGTCAGTTGAGGTAAACAATGCTGCTCTGGAGGAGACCCCTCTCATGAACAACCCACAAGATACTGAGAGAGATGCTTCACTTTTGAGAAAGTGCTCTGATGATGCTGCTGATAAGAGCCTTTCCAACAAAAGTCTAAAAGAGAAGGCTGATGATATGGGAGACAATTTTGGTTGCACCCAAAATCAAGAGAAACCAGATCAAGTGGCTGGTGGAGCTAAATCTAAAAAGGAGAAGAAGGGGCTTTATCTTCATCCAAACGGTTCCTCTAATGGCTCAATGAAACCAAAAGAGAAAAAAAGTAGAGCTCCACAACCAGCTAGTTCAAGTACAGATCATTTGCAGTCAAGGGTTCCAAATGATGGCAGTGATGTGACTTTTATGTATAGGAAGCTAAG GAAACAATCTGGACGGAGGAACAAATAA